From the Theobroma cacao cultivar B97-61/B2 chromosome 2, Criollo_cocoa_genome_V2, whole genome shotgun sequence genome, one window contains:
- the LOC18607352 gene encoding probable plastid-lipid-associated protein 4, chloroplastic: MALTSSPAFTVITLPKALQSSNEPITYSPLLSIFSSKSLVSSSKPNICNNLSSLENALSLKWRTRASFFSKGKDVRSLKDELFDAIAPLDRGAEATRDDQERVDQIARKLEAVNEIKEPLNSTLLNGKWELLYTTSQSLLQTKRPKFLRPNGKIFQAINLDTLRAQNLETSPFFNQATANLVPLNARRVAVKFDYFRIAGLIPVKFHGSGRGQLEITYLDEELRMSRGDRGNLFLLKMVDPFYRVPL, from the exons AGTTATTACTCTGCCAAAAGCTCTGCAATCTTCAAATGAACCTATCACTTATTCTCCTTTGCTCTCTATCTTCTCATCCAAATCACTTGTCTCTTCTTCAAAACCCAACATTTGCAAcaatctttcttctttggaaAATGCTTTGTCTCTCAAATGGAGGACTAGAGCTTCATTCTTTTCTAAAGGAAAAGACGTTCGGAGCCTCAAAGATGAGCTTTTCGATGCAATAGCACCTCTTGACCGTGGCGCTGAGGCTACCCGCGACGATCAAGAGCGTGTGGATCAG ATAGCACGAAAACTAGAGGCTGTGAATGAGATCAAGGAGCCTCTCAATTCCACCTTGTTGAATGGGAAATGGGAGCTTTTATACACAACATCTCAGTCACTTTTGCAGACAAAG AGGCCAAAATTCTTAAGACCCAATGGCAAAATCTTCCAGGCAATCAATCTGGATACTCTTCGGGCTCAAAATTTGGAAACCTCGCCATTCTTTAATCAG GCCACTGCTAATTTAGTTCCTCTAAATGCAAGAAGGGTGGCTGTTAAATTCGACTATTTCAGAATTGCTGGTCTG ATACCAGTTAAATTCCATGGAAGTGGACGTGGTCAGTTGGAAATCACATACTTGGATGAGGAGTTACG GATGTCACGAGGTGACAGAGGGAACTTGTTCCTACTGAAAATGGTGGATCCATTTTACCGGGTCCCTCTCTAG
- the LOC18607353 gene encoding patatin-like phospholipase domain-containing protein 4 isoform X1 codes for MRFGKQPNRAISFPRCSALMAPSISSLFFSHHTFPSSSPSTTNHRFTRGCTLSPRPQTFAFFTNSSKNNNNITTPPSQERPSSSSSEKKSLAVATGELFLGIASRLIKSSSEKSFYENSGTSIPVFDRPRKRINGNELGSSESNDKERIGVVMEDEIEPEVIWEQRVKDIEAEKERRVVTSPGFSFSAAGLLFPYHLGVAQFLIEKGYIKETTPLAGSSAGAIVCAVIASGASMHEALKATKILADDCRLKGTAFRLGAVLRDVLDKFLPHDVHTRSNGRVRVAVTQILWRPRGLLVDQFDSKEDLINAVITSSFIPGYLAPRPATMFRNRLCIDGGLTLFMPPTSAAKTVRVCAFPASRLGLQGIGISPDCNPENRATGREVIRATGRELFNWALEPADDNILDWLFELGYLDAAVWGEQNPVEEIVTDDGVVENGSAK; via the exons ATGAGGTTCGGCAAGCAACCAAACAGAGCCATTAGTTTCCCTCGTTGTTCTGCTTTAATGGCTCCTtctatttcttctcttttcttttcccacCACACCTtcccttcttcttctccttcgaCTACAAACCATCGGTTCACCCGTGGGTGCACCCTTTCTCCACGGCCCCAAACTTTTGCTTTCTTCACAAACTCCTCTAAGAACAACAATAACATCACAACTCCTCCTTCACAAGAAAgaccttcttcttcttcttcagaaAAGAAGTCTCTTGCCGTGGCAACAGGGGAGCTTTTTTTGGGAATAGCATCAAGGTTAATAAAAAGCAGTTCTGAGAAAAGCTTTTATGAAAATTCAGGGACAAGTATCCCAGTTTTTGACAGACCCAGAAAGAGAATAAATGGGAATGAGCTTGGAAGTAGTGAAAGCAATGATAAGGAGAGAATTGGGGTAGTGATGGAAGATGAGATAGAGCCAGAGGTGATATGGGAACAAAGAGTTAAGGATATTGAAgctgagaaagaaagaagagtgGTTACAAGTCCTGGGTTTAGCTTTTCTGCTGCTGGCCTTTTGTTTCCTTATCATCTTGGTGTTGCTCAGTTTCTCATTGAAAAGGGTTACATAAAG GAAACTACTCCATTGGCTGGTTCATCTGCAGGTGCCATAGTATGTGCAGTGATCGCTTCTGGAGCTAGCATGCATGAGGCCCTAAAAGCTACTAAAATCCTAGCTGATGATTGCCGGCTAAAAGGGACTGCATTTCGTCTTGGG GCTGTTCTCCGAGATGTTCTTGACAAGTTTCTGCCTCATGATGTTCATACTAGGTCCAATGGGAGAGTTCGTG TTGCCGTAACTCAGATTCTTTGGAGGCCTAGGGGTTTACTGGTGgatcaatttgactccaaggAAGATCTCATCAATGCAGTCATTACATCTTCCTTCATTCCAGG GTATCTTGCTCCTAGACCAGCAACAATGTTTCGGAATCGTCTGTGCATTGATGGGGGTTTGACATTATTTATGCCCCCAACATCTGCTGCTAAGACG GTCCGCGTTTGTGCTTTTCCAGCCAGTCGTTTGGGATTGCAAGGAATTGGGATTAGTCCAGACTGCAATCCTGAGAATAGGGCCACCGGAAGAGAGGTAATTAGGGCCACCGGAAGAGAG CTTTTCAATTGGGCACTGGAGCCAGCAGATGATAATATTCTTGATTGGCTCTTTGAGCTTGGATATCTAGATGCAGCTGTGTGGGGAGAGCAGAACCCTGTTGAGGAAATTGTTACTGATGACGGTGTCGTTGAGAATGGTTCTGCAAAGTAA
- the LOC18607353 gene encoding uncharacterized protein LOC18607353 isoform X2 gives MRFGKQPNRAISFPRCSALMAPSISSLFFSHHTFPSSSPSTTNHRFTRGCTLSPRPQTFAFFTNSSKNNNNITTPPSQERPSSSSSEKKSLAVATGELFLGIASRLIKSSSEKSFYENSGTSIPVFDRPRKRINGNELGSSESNDKERIGVVMEDEIEPEVIWEQRVKDIEAEKERRVVTSPGFSFSAAGLLFPYHLGVAQFLIEKGYIKETTPLAGSSAGAIVCAVIASGASMHEALKATKILADDCRLKGTAFRLGAVLRDVLDKFLPHDVHTRSNGRVRVAVTQILWRPRGLLVDQFDSKEDLINAVITSSFIPGYLAPRPATMFRNRLCIDGGLTLFMPPTSAAKTVRVCAFPASRLGLQGIGISPDCNPENRATGRELFNWALEPADDNILDWLFELGYLDAAVWGEQNPVEEIVTDDGVVENGSAK, from the exons ATGAGGTTCGGCAAGCAACCAAACAGAGCCATTAGTTTCCCTCGTTGTTCTGCTTTAATGGCTCCTtctatttcttctcttttcttttcccacCACACCTtcccttcttcttctccttcgaCTACAAACCATCGGTTCACCCGTGGGTGCACCCTTTCTCCACGGCCCCAAACTTTTGCTTTCTTCACAAACTCCTCTAAGAACAACAATAACATCACAACTCCTCCTTCACAAGAAAgaccttcttcttcttcttcagaaAAGAAGTCTCTTGCCGTGGCAACAGGGGAGCTTTTTTTGGGAATAGCATCAAGGTTAATAAAAAGCAGTTCTGAGAAAAGCTTTTATGAAAATTCAGGGACAAGTATCCCAGTTTTTGACAGACCCAGAAAGAGAATAAATGGGAATGAGCTTGGAAGTAGTGAAAGCAATGATAAGGAGAGAATTGGGGTAGTGATGGAAGATGAGATAGAGCCAGAGGTGATATGGGAACAAAGAGTTAAGGATATTGAAgctgagaaagaaagaagagtgGTTACAAGTCCTGGGTTTAGCTTTTCTGCTGCTGGCCTTTTGTTTCCTTATCATCTTGGTGTTGCTCAGTTTCTCATTGAAAAGGGTTACATAAAG GAAACTACTCCATTGGCTGGTTCATCTGCAGGTGCCATAGTATGTGCAGTGATCGCTTCTGGAGCTAGCATGCATGAGGCCCTAAAAGCTACTAAAATCCTAGCTGATGATTGCCGGCTAAAAGGGACTGCATTTCGTCTTGGG GCTGTTCTCCGAGATGTTCTTGACAAGTTTCTGCCTCATGATGTTCATACTAGGTCCAATGGGAGAGTTCGTG TTGCCGTAACTCAGATTCTTTGGAGGCCTAGGGGTTTACTGGTGgatcaatttgactccaaggAAGATCTCATCAATGCAGTCATTACATCTTCCTTCATTCCAGG GTATCTTGCTCCTAGACCAGCAACAATGTTTCGGAATCGTCTGTGCATTGATGGGGGTTTGACATTATTTATGCCCCCAACATCTGCTGCTAAGACG GTCCGCGTTTGTGCTTTTCCAGCCAGTCGTTTGGGATTGCAAGGAATTGGGATTAGTCCAGACTGCAATCCTGAGAATAGGGCCACCGGAAGAGAG CTTTTCAATTGGGCACTGGAGCCAGCAGATGATAATATTCTTGATTGGCTCTTTGAGCTTGGATATCTAGATGCAGCTGTGTGGGGAGAGCAGAACCCTGTTGAGGAAATTGTTACTGATGACGGTGTCGTTGAGAATGGTTCTGCAAAGTAA